Proteins from a single region of Chitinibacter bivalviorum:
- the motB gene encoding flagellar motor protein MotB codes for MSDDSQRPIVVKKIKKGGHGHHGGAWKIAYADFVTAMMAFFLLMWLLGSVSKGNLKGVSDYFSNPVKIANAGGSGAGESDTVIQGGGNDLTKQAGQVKKGDPPSQTEAAKDKRRLSALKQKFEALMDNKIKENSKLAQYKNQLKLDMVAEGLRIQIVDEQNRPMFKSGSSELESFAHEILQEIAQLLNEVPNAVSLSGHTDASKFAGGAAGFTNWELSSERANASRRELILGGLEQTKILRVNGFGDVVPLDKNNIYNPINRRISIVVLNKEAESDIRSQAGEQQDAPAEANAPAAEK; via the coding sequence ATGAGTGATGATTCCCAACGGCCGATAGTCGTTAAAAAAATCAAAAAGGGTGGCCACGGTCATCATGGCGGTGCCTGGAAGATTGCCTATGCAGACTTCGTGACTGCGATGATGGCCTTTTTTTTGTTGATGTGGCTTTTGGGGTCTGTATCAAAAGGTAATTTGAAAGGGGTTTCAGATTACTTTTCGAATCCCGTCAAGATTGCTAATGCAGGTGGCTCAGGAGCGGGGGAGTCTGATACGGTTATCCAAGGTGGTGGTAACGATCTAACCAAGCAAGCAGGTCAAGTAAAAAAGGGTGATCCACCCAGCCAAACAGAAGCGGCAAAAGATAAGCGTCGTCTCTCTGCGCTCAAGCAAAAGTTTGAAGCCTTAATGGATAATAAAATTAAGGAAAACTCAAAACTTGCTCAATACAAAAACCAATTGAAATTAGATATGGTTGCCGAAGGTCTGCGAATTCAAATCGTAGATGAACAAAACCGTCCTATGTTCAAATCGGGGAGCTCAGAATTAGAATCTTTTGCGCACGAAATTTTGCAAGAAATTGCGCAATTGCTGAATGAAGTTCCAAATGCCGTTTCTTTATCGGGGCATACAGATGCCAGTAAATTTGCTGGTGGGGCCGCCGGATTTACGAATTGGGAGCTTTCATCTGAGCGGGCAAACGCTTCTCGACGCGAGTTAATTCTAGGCGGACTAGAGCAGACTAAAATACTGCGGGTAAATGGTTTTGGTGATGTTGTGCCACTAGATAAAAATAACATCTACAACCCGATTAATCGGCGCATTAGTATTGTCGTTCTTAATAAGGAAGCTGAGTCTGATATTCGCAGTCAGGCAGGGGAGCAGCAAGATGCTCCTGCTGAAGCCAACGCACCTGCTGCTGAAAAATGA
- the motA gene encoding flagellar motor stator protein MotA — protein sequence MFVIIGYIFMCACILGAYASHGGHLGVLWQPSEIIIIFGGAIGGMIAAQGGKGMKAFVKALPSIFKGSPYGKAFYMDLFACLFELLAKVRKEGLMSIEGDVEDPHASPIFSKYAKISHDHHVTEFICDYLRLMVGGNLNPFEIENLMDVEIDTHHHEAEGPASAMAKLADGLPAFGIVAAVMGVVHVMGSLHLPPSELGKLIGAALVGTFMGIWLAYGFVGPLATVLETKNAEMHQVLQTIKVTLLASLNGYAPQVAVEFGRKALSSTERPSFKELEEFVKNAKSK from the coding sequence ATGTTCGTAATTATCGGCTATATCTTCATGTGCGCTTGTATTTTGGGGGCATATGCGTCGCACGGTGGTCATCTGGGTGTACTTTGGCAGCCTTCGGAAATTATTATTATTTTCGGTGGTGCAATTGGTGGGATGATTGCTGCGCAGGGCGGAAAAGGCATGAAGGCCTTTGTAAAGGCGTTGCCTAGCATTTTCAAAGGTTCTCCCTATGGGAAGGCCTTCTATATGGATCTGTTTGCTTGCTTGTTCGAATTATTGGCTAAGGTGAGAAAAGAAGGTCTGATGTCCATCGAGGGAGATGTAGAAGATCCACATGCCAGTCCGATTTTCTCAAAATACGCCAAAATTTCTCATGATCATCATGTCACAGAATTTATCTGCGATTATCTGCGTTTAATGGTCGGGGGTAATTTAAATCCATTCGAAATTGAAAATCTGATGGATGTTGAGATTGATACCCATCATCATGAAGCAGAGGGCCCTGCATCGGCGATGGCAAAACTTGCGGATGGTTTACCTGCTTTTGGTATTGTGGCTGCGGTAATGGGCGTGGTTCACGTAATGGGCTCATTGCATTTGCCGCCTTCTGAGCTGGGCAAGCTTATCGGTGCTGCATTGGTTGGTACATTTATGGGTATTTGGCTGGCTTATGGGTTTGTCGGTCCATTGGCGACCGTATTAGAAACTAAGAATGCAGAAATGCATCAAGTCCTTCAGACCATTAAGGTCACTTTATTGGCTAGTTTGAACGGATATGCTCCACAAGTTGCAGTTGAGTTTGGACGTAAAGCACTTAGTTCCACTGAGCGCCCTTCGTTCAAAGAATTGGAAGAATTTGTTAAGAACGCCAAAAGTAAGTAA
- the rnhB gene encoding ribonuclease HII, translating to MKMLICGVDEAGRGPLAGSVFAAAVILPENWVCEGLTDSKKLSPKKREFLAEVIKLNAISWCVASATVDEIDSINILQATMLAMQRAIQGLSTPAEQALIDGNRVPELTIPAECIVKGDAKVLQISAASVLAKVAKDAEAMELDQLYPEYGFALHKGYGTALHLKQLKQYGASPCHRKTFAPVRAALMQTTLF from the coding sequence ATCAAGATGTTAATTTGTGGTGTAGATGAAGCGGGCAGAGGTCCATTGGCTGGTAGTGTATTTGCTGCCGCTGTTATTTTGCCTGAAAACTGGGTTTGTGAAGGTTTAACAGACTCAAAAAAGCTATCGCCTAAAAAACGCGAATTCTTAGCTGAAGTCATTAAACTGAATGCGATTAGTTGGTGCGTAGCCAGCGCTACTGTAGATGAAATCGACAGTATAAATATATTGCAAGCGACTATGTTGGCCATGCAGCGAGCCATTCAAGGACTTAGCACTCCTGCTGAACAGGCATTGATTGATGGAAATCGTGTGCCAGAGTTGACTATTCCTGCCGAATGTATTGTCAAAGGTGATGCCAAGGTTTTGCAAATATCGGCGGCCTCTGTCTTAGCTAAAGTAGCGAAAGACGCGGAGGCGATGGAGTTAGATCAGTTATATCCTGAATATGGTTTTGCCTTGCATAAAGGCTATGGTACGGCACTACATCTGAAACAACTAAAACAGTATGGTGCAAGTCCATGTCATCGCAAGACATTTGCGCCTGTGCGTGCAGCTTTAATGCAAACAACTTTATTCTGA
- the lpxB gene encoding lipid-A-disaccharide synthase, producing the protein MSEFNFTPHAWPKIAIVAGEASGDILGSGLIVELLKIFPNAEFVGVAGPKMLAAGATSIEPMETLSVGGIVEVLKHLPKLLALRKRLIQSCQKSRPDLFIGIDAPDFNLGLAARVKRLGIPTVHYVSPSIWAWRPERIKKIKKAVNHILLLLPFEKKIYEQAEIPATYVGHPLADQMPIDVKAEAYRELLNIPPHTQVLALLPGSRQREVTALAPLFIETVVELSERYPKLLILVPFVTRETRLLFEREMWLRGAQNLNWRLMFGHSHEAMSAADVVLLASGTAALESMLAKRPTVVAYRVSNLTYRIVKSKYLLPFVSLPNIISDRFLVPEFLQHEAKKENLTLAIANYLEDKSIRLKIADKFTEMHLQMRCSASIVAAQAIQKMLASKSRC; encoded by the coding sequence ATGTCTGAATTTAATTTTACCCCACATGCATGGCCTAAAATAGCTATTGTAGCTGGTGAAGCTTCGGGAGATATTCTGGGCTCTGGGTTGATTGTTGAACTACTTAAAATATTCCCGAATGCTGAATTTGTCGGAGTAGCAGGCCCGAAAATGCTTGCTGCTGGTGCAACATCTATTGAGCCAATGGAGACTCTCTCCGTAGGTGGCATTGTGGAAGTTCTAAAACACTTGCCAAAATTACTCGCATTACGCAAGCGATTGATTCAAAGCTGCCAAAAATCTAGACCTGATTTATTCATAGGAATTGATGCCCCCGACTTTAATCTGGGATTGGCAGCTAGAGTCAAACGTTTAGGTATTCCAACAGTTCATTATGTCAGCCCTTCGATTTGGGCGTGGCGACCTGAACGCATCAAGAAGATCAAAAAAGCCGTAAATCATATATTACTGCTACTTCCTTTTGAGAAAAAAATATACGAGCAGGCAGAAATCCCCGCAACCTATGTCGGACATCCTTTAGCGGATCAAATGCCAATAGATGTTAAGGCTGAAGCATACCGTGAATTATTGAATATTCCGCCGCATACGCAGGTTCTGGCTTTGCTGCCAGGTAGCAGACAGAGGGAAGTTACCGCGCTAGCTCCTTTGTTTATCGAAACAGTAGTTGAGTTGTCGGAGCGTTATCCGAAGTTATTGATTTTAGTTCCCTTTGTGACTCGTGAAACTCGTTTGCTATTTGAAAGGGAAATGTGGCTACGTGGCGCTCAAAATTTGAACTGGCGATTGATGTTTGGACATTCTCATGAGGCGATGTCTGCTGCCGATGTTGTCTTATTAGCTTCCGGTACTGCAGCACTTGAATCTATGTTAGCTAAGCGTCCAACAGTGGTAGCTTATCGTGTTTCAAACCTTACTTATCGGATTGTGAAATCAAAGTATCTACTGCCGTTCGTTAGCTTGCCTAACATTATTAGTGATCGTTTTTTGGTTCCTGAGTTTTTACAACATGAAGCAAAAAAAGAAAACTTGACCCTAGCTATTGCAAATTATCTTGAGGATAAAAGTATTCGTTTGAAAATTGCAGATAAATTCACAGAAATGCATTTGCAAATGCGCTGTTCGGCATCGATTGTTGCTGCCCAAGCGATTCAAAAAATGTTGGCTAGTAAATCAAGATGTTAA